In Ascaphus truei isolate aAscTru1 chromosome 5, aAscTru1.hap1, whole genome shotgun sequence, one genomic interval encodes:
- the ARSI gene encoding arylsulfatase I, producing the protein MAVHALTGFSLVSLLSFGYMSWDWVKPTLLEDSPREAPAKLHASPSSRPPHIIFILTDDQGFHDVGYHGSDIQTPTLDRLAAEGVKLENYYIQPICTPSRSQLITGRYQIHTGLQHSIIRPRQPNCLPLHQVTLPQKLQEAGYATHMVGKWHLGFYKKECLPTRRGFDTFLGSLTGNVDYYSYDNCDGPGVCGFDLHEGENVAWDQAGQYSTLMYSQRVSNILASHSPQQPIFIYVAFQAVHTPLQSPREYIYPYRGMGNVARRKYAAMVTCMDAAVKNITRALKKYGYYDNSVIVFSSDNGGQTFSGGSNWPLRGRKGTYWEGGVRGLGFVHSPLIKRKRRTSRALLHITDWYPTLVKLAGGNISDTEGLDGYDVWGSISEGMESPRTEVLHNIDPLYNLARSGSLEEGRGVWNTAVQASIRVKDFKLLTGDPGYSDWIPPQTLTNFPGSWWNLERHTDGARKSLWLFNITADPYERHDLSWQRPDVVKELLIRLAHYNRTAIPVRYPAEDPRGNPDLNGGAWGPWASEDEDEDEENWGGIGGLLKSTNKKKKCKICKLRSFFRKLNTRLMSNRI; encoded by the exons ATGGCTGTTCACGCTCTGACAGGTTTCTCACTGGTCAGCCTTCTAAGTTTTGGCTATATGTCTTGGGATTGGGTGAAGCCCACTCTGCTTGAGGACAGTCCCAGGGAAGCGCCAGCGAAACTCCATGCTTCCCCCTCTTCCCGACCCCCACACATAATCTTCATCCTCACCGATGACCAGGGGTTCCATGACGTGGGGTATCACGGCTCAGACATCCAAACCCCAACTCTAGACCGGCTGGCAGCAGAAGGGGTGAAGCTGGAGAACTATTACATACAACCCATCTGCACACCTTCACGCAGTCAGCTTATTACTGGCAG GTATCAGATCCACACTGGGCTCCAACACTCCATCATACGCCCACGGCAGCCAAACTGCTTGCCCCTCCATCAAGTCACGTTGCCTCAGAAACTGCAGGAGGCCGGCTATGCCACCCACATGGTGGGCAAGTGGCACTTGGGCTTCTATAAGAAAGAGTGCCTGCCCACACGTCGTGGCTTTGACACCTTCCTTGGCTCTCTGACAGGCAATGTGGACTATTATAGCTATGACAACTGTGATGGACCCGGGGTGTGCGGCTTTGACCTTCATGAGGGGGAGAATGTGGCTTGGGACCAGGCTGGGCAATACTCCACACTTATGTACTCGCAACGGGTAAGCAACATCCTGGCTTCCCATAGTCCCCAACAGCCTATCTTTATCTATGTGGCTTTCCAGGCCGTACACACACCCCTGCAATCCCCTCGAGAGTATATCTACCCTTACAGAGGAATGGGAAATGTTGCACGGCGCAAATATGCTGCCATGGTAACCTGCATGGACGCGGCTGTGAAGAACATAACCCGGGCATTGAAAAAGTATGGTTACTATGACAACAGCGTAATTGTCTTCTCATCAGACAACGGAGGTCAGACTTTTTCTGGGGGGAGCAACTGGCCACTAAGGGGTCGCAAGGGGACATACTGGGAGGGAGGCGTGAGAGGCCTGGGCTTTGTTCACAGTCCCCTGATCAAAAGGAAGAGGAGGACTAGCCGGGCCCTGCTCCATATCACAGACTGGTACCCCACATTGGTCAAGTTAGCAGGGGGGAATATTTCAGACACAGAGGGGCTGGATGGCTATGACGTGTGGGGATCAATCAGTGAGGGAATGGAATCACCCCGGACTGAGGTCCTGCATAATATCGACCCTTTGTATAACCTTGCTAGGTCAGGGTCcctagaggaggggaggggtgtgtggaatACAGCCGTTCAGGCCTCAATAAGAGTCAAAGACTTTAAGTTGTTGACAGGGGATCCAGGTTACAGTGACTGGATACCACCACAGACCCTGACCAACTTCCCCGGCAGCTGGTGGAACCTGGAGCGTCACACAGATGGGGCCCGCAAATCCCTCTGGCTCTTCAACATCACAGCGGACCCATATGAGCGGCATGACTTGTCCTGGCAGAGACCTGATGTGGTTAAGGAGCTCCTGATACGTTTGGCTCACTATAATCGCACTGCCATACCTGTGCGCTACCCTGCTGAGGACCCGAGGGGTAACCCAGATCTGAATGGGGGTGCGTGGGGCCCATGGGCCAGTGAGGACGAGGACGAAGACGAGGAAAATTGGGGAGGAATAGGAGGGCTCCTAAAGAGTACAAACAAGAAGAAGAAATGCAAGATTTGCAAGCTGAGGTCCTTTTTCAGGAAACTCAACACCCGCCTTATGTCTAACCGCATCTGA